In one Alnus glutinosa chromosome 14, dhAlnGlut1.1, whole genome shotgun sequence genomic region, the following are encoded:
- the LOC133857283 gene encoding rho-N domain-containing protein 1, chloroplastic, with protein MKTKPWDLEKNSDTRKCKATAEHTHSLTLSSLCTRAMSQAVGLISKNVPGCGVVEGGCLPCSGVSGRAATISPSRFGCRLHSQVKIRSLKCASKGAAFVCQASSSGHRRNPDFSRQNRHSYSRNRNRQNEERESFDNLNESDMLSSKNGPLLSLSSAPKFHVTSAPGPREKEIVELFRKVQAQLRERAASKEEKKTEALQGQGKESETVDSLLKLLRKHSVEQSKRSSRSNDSNKNFTSEQPVQNDLYNEGKSTSFYNSNSSLKSDAQEPDASFLSRPLSNFRRKSPVPRVKYQPIYSGEDPINIMPHVNSSEKREENQVENDLKTEQELEPELEAEPELELEPEPEPEPKVTIPDGRLAKLSEGETSDTDPYNDKKVGVEPTSEHRDLSALKLPELRALAKSRGVKGYSKMKKSELVELLTGSFV; from the exons atgaaaacaaagCCTTGGGACTTAGAGAAAAACTCAGACACCAGAAAATGCAAAGCGACCGCTGAACacactcactcactcactctaAGCTCTCTGTGTACAAGAGCAATGTCTCAAGCAGTCGGCCTCATTTCCAAGAACGTTCCAG GTTGTGGGGTGGTAGAAGGCGGATGTCTCCCTTGTTCAGGAGTTTCTGGAAGAGCAGCCACTATATCTCCTTCTCGTTTTGGCTGTAGATTACATTCACAGGTCAAGATCAGATCACTTAAATGTGCTTCCAAGGGAGCAGCTTTTGTCTGCCAAGCAAGTTCTAGTGGTCATAGGAGAAACCCAGACTTCTCAAGACAAAACAGGCACAGTTATTCTAGAAACAGGAACAGGcaaaatgaagagagagagagctttgaTAACCTCAATGAATCCGATATGTTATCTTCAAAAAATGGGCCATTGCTCTCGCTTTCCAGTGCCCCGAAATTTCATGTAACTTCAGCCCCTGGACCTAGGGAGAAGGAAATTGTCGAGCTATTCAGAAAGGTCCAGGCTCAGCTTCGGGAGAGAGCTGcaagcaaagaagaaaagaagactgAAGCCTTGCAAGGGCAGGGCAAAGAGAGTGAAACTGTGGATTCCCTCCTTAAGTTATTGCGGAAACACTCAGTTGAGCAAAGCAAGAGAAGCAGCAGGAGCAATGACAGCAACAAAAACTTCACTTCGGAGCAGCCAGTACAGAATGACCTATACAATGAAGGAAAAAGTACAAGCTTCTATAATTCAAATAGCAGTTTGAAGAGTGATGCCCAAGAACCTGATGCTTCTTTTTTAAGTAGGCCTTTGTCAAATTTCCGGCGCAAGTCTCCCGTCCCTCGTGTGAAATACCAGCCCATTTATTCTGGTGAGGACCCTATCAATATCATGCCACATGTGAATTCAAGTGAGAAGAGAGAGGAAAATCAGGTTGAGAATGATCTAAAAACTGAACAAGAGTTGGAACCAGAGTTAGAGGCAGAGCCAGAGTTGGAGCTTGAACCTGAGCCTGAGCCTGAGCCCAAGGTCACCATTCCAGATGGTAGGCTTGCTAAGTTGTCAGAAGGTGAGACTTCAGATACCGATCCTTATAATGATAAGAAAGTAGGTGTGGAACCGACGAGTGAACACAGGGATTTGAGTGCATTGAAGCTACCAGAATTGAGGGCGCTTGCAAAGTCTCGTGGTGTAAAAGGGTATTCAAAGATGAAGAAGAGTGAGCTTGTGGAGTTGCTAACTGGGAGTTTTGTATGA